From the Lathyrus oleraceus cultivar Zhongwan6 chromosome 4, CAAS_Psat_ZW6_1.0, whole genome shotgun sequence genome, one window contains:
- the LOC127073170 gene encoding transcription factor bHLH147, with protein sequence MTSPSTTIPITVTNTDSSRDSNTKKPKNKKHHQDSQDSQGSQIQINPKWKSQAQHQIYSAKLRRAITSLNSTTTPRRGKAVREAADRALAVTAKGRTRWSRAILYSQLKLKFRKNKNKKKKIHRVTKKSRINVFRLKGKVVPGVQSKARFLGRLVPGCKKEPLSVILEEAIDYIPALEMQVRAMSALFNLLSASTSGAGDGSGSGC encoded by the coding sequence ATGACATCACCATCTACTACAATACCAATCACAGTAACCAACACGGACTCGTCACGTGACTCAAATACAAAGAAACCAAAGAACAAGAAGCATCATCAAGATTCTCAAGATTCTCAAGGTTCTCAGATTCAGATCAACCCTAAATGGAAATCCCAAGCGCAGCATCAAATCTACTCCGCCAAGCTTCGTCGAGCCATAACATCGCTCAACTCAACAACCACTCCTCGCCGTGGAAAAGCCGTCCGAGAAGCCGCCGACAGAGCTCTCGCCGTGACAGCCAAGGGAAGAACCCGATGGAGCCGAGCCATTCTGTATAGCCAGCTCAAACTCAAGTTCAGGAAGAAtaagaataagaagaagaagataCATCGCGTAACCAAGAAGTCGAGAATCAATGTTTTCCGGTTGAAAGGAAAGGTGGTTCCCGGTGTACAGAGTAAAGCAAGGTTTCTTGGACGGTTGGTTCCTGGTTGTAAGAAGGAACCGTTATCGGTAATTTTGGAAGAAGCTATTGATTATATACCTGCGCTTGAGATGCAGGTTAGAGCCATGAGTGCTCTTTTCAATCTGTTATCGGCGTCTACTTCCGGCGCCGGTGACGGTTCTGGTTCCGGCTGTTAA